A stretch of Desulfotalea psychrophila LSv54 DNA encodes these proteins:
- the ltrA gene encoding group II intron reverse transcriptase/maturase, with translation MVKIWYSLYGRLLSRSALRSAFFKVKSANGAAGIDGQSVKDFVESLDINLDRLLTELREKSYQPQPVRRVEIPKTNGGVRLLGIPAVRDRVVQQALLDILQPIFDPGFHPSSYGYRPGRSCHQAITKATMFIRKYDRKWVVDMDLSKCFDTLDHDLILSSISRRIKDGSILGLLQKILKSGVMTDEGWQASEVGSPQGGVISPLIANIYLDQFDQFMRERGHRIVRYADDILILCSSKSAAKNALLQASCFLEKGLLLTVNLEKTHICHSRSGVAFLGVSIHSKYTRIQKAKIRSFKEKVKALTRRNGGKNLEAVIDGLNPILRGFAFYFRIANCKNMLKAVSSWLRRRLRAIQLKLWKKAGKLHRRLRQLGYKGEFKFIKMNSWANSACPLAHYALPSCYLHKELWLFDVSAVKTGILVPDRDVSKQEPYTRPVRTVL, from the coding sequence ATGGTAAAGATTTGGTATAGTTTATATGGGAGACTGTTGAGCCGAAGTGCATTGCGCTCAGCGTTTTTTAAGGTAAAGTCTGCGAATGGAGCTGCCGGTATAGATGGCCAGTCCGTCAAAGATTTTGTTGAATCCCTTGATATCAATCTTGACCGGCTTCTGACGGAACTGCGTGAGAAGAGCTACCAACCTCAACCTGTTCGTAGGGTGGAAATTCCCAAAACGAATGGCGGGGTAAGGTTGCTCGGAATTCCTGCAGTTCGTGACCGTGTAGTACAGCAGGCTCTGCTGGATATTCTACAGCCGATATTTGATCCCGGCTTTCATCCATCAAGCTACGGCTATCGCCCGGGGCGAAGTTGCCATCAGGCGATTACTAAAGCTACGATGTTCATACGGAAATATGATAGGAAGTGGGTTGTGGACATGGATCTGTCGAAATGCTTTGACACCTTAGACCACGATTTGATCTTGTCCTCTATATCGAGGCGAATCAAGGATGGATCAATACTTGGGCTACTTCAGAAAATTCTGAAAAGTGGAGTGATGACAGACGAAGGATGGCAGGCAAGCGAAGTTGGTAGTCCGCAGGGCGGTGTGATTAGTCCGCTAATTGCCAATATCTATCTTGATCAGTTTGACCAGTTTATGAGAGAACGAGGTCATAGGATAGTGCGCTATGCCGATGATATCCTGATTTTGTGCAGTTCGAAAAGCGCAGCCAAAAACGCACTTTTACAGGCAAGCTGTTTCCTTGAGAAAGGGTTGCTACTCACTGTAAACCTCGAAAAGACTCACATTTGCCATAGTCGGAGCGGAGTGGCTTTCCTTGGTGTTTCAATACACTCTAAGTACACTCGTATCCAAAAGGCGAAAATCAGGTCGTTCAAGGAGAAGGTGAAGGCGTTGACTCGTCGAAATGGTGGAAAGAATTTGGAAGCAGTCATTGATGGCTTGAATCCTATTCTACGCGGTTTTGCTTTCTATTTTAGGATAGCAAATTGTAAAAACATGTTAAAGGCTGTGTCTAGTTGGTTACGGAGACGTCTCCGTGCAATCCAGTTAAAGCTCTGGAAGAAGGCCGGTAAGTTACACCGGCGATTACGCCAACTAGGGTATAAGGGAGAGTTCAAATTTATTAAGATGAACTCATGGGCGAACTCTGCCTGTCCTCTTGCCCATTATGCACTGCCGAGCTGTTATTTACACAAAGAGCTTTGGCTGTTTGATGTATCAGCTGTGAAAACCGGAATTCTTGTCCCAGATAGGGATGTAAGTAAACAGGAGCCGTATACGAGGCCCGTACGTACGGTTCTGTGA
- a CDS encoding rhodanese-like domain-containing protein, translated as MKRIIAIVFCLLCVASTSFAGNYNYISAKQVKENLAVGSAMIIVDIQVEKEFNRHHLPGSVATYAYPVKSDVERARIDQAVKLYEQSGSPVVVVCPGGKSGAKRCYDYMESKNVPAEKMMILENGMGGWPYKELVQTKN; from the coding sequence ATGAAACGTATTATTGCCATTGTATTTTGTCTGCTCTGTGTAGCTTCAACATCTTTTGCCGGAAATTACAATTACATATCAGCCAAGCAGGTGAAGGAGAATCTTGCCGTCGGTAGTGCCATGATTATTGTTGATATTCAGGTGGAAAAGGAATTTAACAGGCATCATCTGCCAGGCTCCGTTGCCACCTATGCCTATCCTGTCAAAAGTGATGTGGAACGGGCAAGAATTGATCAGGCTGTTAAGCTCTATGAGCAGAGCGGCAGTCCGGTTGTTGTGGTCTGTCCTGGTGGGAAGAGTGGGGCAAAGCGCTGCTATGACTATATGGAATCAAAAAATGTTCCGGCTGAAAAAATGATGATCCTTGAAAATGGCATGGGTGGCTGGCCATACAAGGAGTTGGTGCAAACTAAGAATTAG
- a CDS encoding TenA family protein, with translation MSFAQQLWQENREIAQSCRNHPFVRGIEDGSLAKKLFSYYVSQDAFFLKAFARAYTIAGARVTDWNDFKTLHHLTEGVLGELQLHEGYAREWGVDITQVEPGAATRHYTDFVLAIAWGKELGQTLAALVPCMRLYAWLGQELAKTNGKKHLYSNWINTYSSKEIEELASELERLLVLYASPKDKQIAETYRYAMECELRFFEAALTWDL, from the coding sequence ATGTCATTTGCTCAACAACTTTGGCAAGAGAACAGAGAGATTGCCCAGTCCTGTCGTAACCATCCCTTTGTCCGGGGAATAGAAGACGGCTCTTTAGCCAAAAAGCTCTTTTCCTACTATGTGAGTCAAGATGCGTTTTTCCTAAAGGCCTTTGCCCGGGCATATACCATAGCTGGGGCACGGGTAACCGACTGGAATGATTTCAAGACCCTGCACCACCTGACAGAAGGAGTTCTTGGAGAGCTACAGCTTCATGAAGGCTATGCCCGAGAGTGGGGCGTGGATATCACTCAGGTAGAACCCGGCGCTGCAACCCGTCACTATACAGATTTTGTCCTAGCTATAGCCTGGGGCAAAGAGCTTGGCCAAACCCTTGCCGCCCTTGTACCCTGCATGCGTCTCTATGCTTGGCTTGGCCAAGAACTTGCCAAAACCAACGGGAAAAAGCATCTCTACAGTAACTGGATCAACACCTATAGCAGTAAAGAAATCGAAGAGCTTGCCTCAGAGCTTGAACGGCTGCTCGTCCTCTATGCAAGCCCTAAGGATAAACAGATTGCCGAAACTTATAGATATGCAATGGAATGTGAACTGAGGTTTTTCGAAGCCGCCTTGACCTGGGACCTATAG
- a CDS encoding rhodanese-like domain-containing protein produces MNNFNQVLQEMDFDFLGAGKHSMSVEAMRKALGNDHFLFLDVRTESERDYLRLPFASHIPLSELPTRLKELPQEKCIVPFCSSIFRGAVAYTYLRGNGFKEVKILTASMEDIVSAFKPGPLAKMLA; encoded by the coding sequence ATGAATAATTTCAATCAAGTATTGCAGGAAATGGATTTTGACTTTCTGGGCGCAGGTAAGCACTCGATGAGTGTCGAGGCAATGCGTAAGGCACTGGGCAACGACCACTTCCTCTTTCTGGATGTGCGCACGGAGTCAGAGCGAGACTATCTCAGGCTTCCATTTGCAAGCCATATCCCCTTAAGTGAACTACCGACACGCCTAAAAGAACTGCCTCAAGAGAAATGTATTGTCCCCTTCTGCTCTTCAATTTTTCGTGGGGCAGTGGCCTACACCTATCTTCGGGGCAATGGATTCAAAGAGGTTAAAATCCTCACGGCAAGCATGGAAGATATTGTTTCAGCCTTCAAACCCGGACCACTGGCCAAAATGTTAGCCTAA
- a CDS encoding sulfite exporter TauE/SafE family protein, whose translation MDVTCLIIVVVAFSLSFVFALGGIGSALALIPSLTWLGLPFAQARAIGLFVNTVSMAGATYSNIRNRRLDFRLGIPIILPSIILAPVGAWTGHFIETRYLLMVFIAFLSFSGLMMLLFKGSKYANQYREDRPITGPLLTGIAAGFLSGLLGVGGGGLISPLMILQGFNPKKVAAITAFAVPFSSLSAFITYALMGSVPWGILLYAGPAAWLGGYLGTMVMHQKMHPGTVKKFLGVVLLLLALRFILSIS comes from the coding sequence ATGGATGTTACATGCTTAATTATTGTCGTTGTTGCCTTTTCCCTGAGTTTTGTCTTTGCTCTGGGAGGAATCGGTTCTGCCCTGGCACTTATTCCCAGTTTAACCTGGCTGGGTCTTCCATTTGCCCAGGCGAGGGCAATCGGCCTCTTTGTCAATACAGTGAGTATGGCCGGGGCGACCTACTCCAATATAAGGAACAGGCGTCTTGATTTTCGTCTGGGAATCCCCATCATTCTCCCATCGATTATCCTTGCACCGGTGGGAGCATGGACGGGACATTTTATAGAGACGCGCTACCTGCTTATGGTCTTTATCGCCTTTCTTTCTTTCTCCGGGTTGATGATGCTGCTGTTCAAGGGATCGAAATACGCAAATCAATACCGGGAAGACAGACCCATTACCGGCCCCCTGCTGACGGGGATTGCAGCAGGCTTTCTCTCGGGACTGCTGGGGGTAGGTGGGGGGGGACTCATTTCACCGCTTATGATTCTGCAGGGATTCAACCCGAAAAAAGTTGCGGCAATAACAGCCTTTGCCGTCCCCTTCTCTTCACTTTCGGCATTTATCACCTATGCCCTTATGGGCTCTGTCCCCTGGGGGATTCTCCTCTATGCAGGGCCTGCAGCATGGCTGGGTGGTTATCTTGGCACCATGGTCATGCACCAAAAAATGCACCCTGGAACCGTCAAAAAATTTCTTGGGGTGGTTCTTCTATTGCTCGCCTTGCGCTTCATCCTTTCAATCTCTTAA
- a CDS encoding acyl-CoA dehydratase activase, giving the protein MHFAGIDIGSRSIELVVLDEAGNLVQSMQGDTGFDPLLEAGKMLHDVSYDRMMATGYGRNLFEISFDAATVTEIKAHARGARHFFPEALSVIDIGGQDSKAISLLANGRVKKFEMNDRCAAGTGKFLEIMSRALGFAIADFGAQALSGGSDVHVSSMCTVFAESEVTSLIARGENRCDIARGLHDSVVRRAAGMVNRVSREGDIVFTGGVAKNSCIVQLLAEKLERTILVPENPQYIGAFGAALLALDLG; this is encoded by the coding sequence ATGCATTTTGCAGGAATTGATATAGGCTCTCGAAGTATTGAGCTGGTGGTGCTTGATGAAGCCGGTAATCTGGTGCAGAGTATGCAAGGGGATACGGGCTTTGATCCTCTGCTTGAGGCCGGGAAAATGCTTCATGATGTCTCTTATGACCGTATGATGGCTACGGGCTATGGACGTAATCTTTTTGAAATTTCCTTCGATGCGGCAACGGTGACGGAGATAAAGGCCCATGCCCGGGGGGCCAGGCATTTCTTTCCAGAGGCCCTGTCAGTGATCGATATAGGTGGTCAGGATAGCAAGGCCATTTCGCTTCTGGCAAATGGCAGGGTGAAAAAATTCGAGATGAATGACCGTTGTGCGGCAGGTACGGGCAAGTTTCTTGAAATTATGTCCAGGGCCCTGGGCTTTGCTATAGCCGATTTCGGGGCGCAGGCCCTAAGCGGCGGGAGTGATGTCCATGTCTCCAGTATGTGTACGGTCTTTGCCGAATCTGAGGTGACATCTCTTATTGCCAGGGGAGAGAACCGTTGTGATATTGCTCGTGGCCTTCACGATAGTGTGGTGCGGCGAGCAGCGGGGATGGTGAACCGTGTCTCCCGCGAGGGCGATATTGTCTTTACCGGTGGGGTGGCAAAAAATAGCTGTATCGTTCAGTTGCTCGCTGAAAAGCTAGAACGTACCATCCTTGTCCCGGAGAATCCTCAGTATATAGGTGCCTTTGGTGCTGCCCTTTTGGCCCTTGATCTGGGCTAA
- a CDS encoding double-cubane-cluster-containing anaerobic reductase yields the protein MSEDYRAMWQDLGVDLEGHDALLAVLGDAYRDIYLAQKNRPEAMAYFDFVMSEVHGLRIKELMDEKREGRKIIGSYCVFVPEEIALAANATLVGLCSGADFAMEEVERLLPRNTCALIKSSFGFKLAKVCPYLESADMVVGENTCDGKKKAYETLGGLVDNLYIMDLPQVKSAQGRELLKAEYLRFKDAVEVLTGVKITAESLRDAIVLVNKKRAAMHRLLALRKADPAPISGLDSLLANQIFFYDNPQRFTESVHLLCDELEKRVAEKRGVSAPRTPRILISGCPQAVPNWKLPMIIEGLGAVIVGEESCVGERGTRNLTDESGESVAEMMDAIVDRYFAVDCAIFTPNGERRDHIREMVESYGADGVIHYGLQFCQPYLMEAVPVENSLEEVGIPCLRLETDYSMEDMGQLKTRVEAFVEQLR from the coding sequence ATGAGTGAAGATTACCGGGCCATGTGGCAGGATCTTGGGGTGGATTTAGAGGGACATGATGCCCTGCTTGCTGTTTTGGGTGATGCCTATAGGGACATTTATCTGGCTCAGAAAAATCGTCCGGAGGCAATGGCCTATTTTGATTTTGTTATGAGCGAGGTGCATGGTCTGCGTATTAAGGAGCTGATGGATGAAAAGAGAGAGGGGCGGAAGATAATTGGCTCCTACTGTGTTTTTGTCCCCGAAGAAATTGCCCTTGCTGCCAATGCTACCCTGGTGGGACTCTGCTCCGGTGCCGATTTTGCCATGGAAGAGGTCGAGAGGCTCTTGCCCCGAAATACCTGTGCCCTGATTAAATCATCCTTTGGTTTCAAGCTGGCCAAGGTCTGCCCTTATCTTGAAAGTGCAGATATGGTTGTTGGAGAGAATACCTGTGATGGTAAGAAGAAGGCCTATGAAACCCTTGGTGGTCTTGTTGACAACCTCTATATAATGGATTTGCCCCAGGTGAAATCTGCCCAGGGTCGGGAACTCTTGAAGGCGGAATATCTTCGTTTTAAAGATGCGGTAGAGGTACTTACCGGGGTGAAGATTACCGCCGAGAGTTTACGGGATGCCATCGTCTTGGTTAATAAAAAGCGGGCGGCAATGCATCGTCTTCTTGCCCTGCGTAAGGCTGATCCCGCTCCCATCTCCGGACTTGATTCCCTCCTGGCCAATCAGATTTTCTTCTATGATAATCCACAGCGTTTTACCGAATCTGTTCATCTTCTCTGTGATGAGTTGGAAAAACGCGTTGCCGAAAAACGGGGTGTTTCAGCTCCGCGAACTCCGCGTATTTTGATTTCCGGTTGTCCTCAGGCTGTGCCAAATTGGAAACTTCCCATGATCATTGAAGGTCTTGGCGCTGTTATTGTCGGTGAGGAATCCTGTGTAGGTGAACGTGGAACCCGTAATTTGACCGATGAATCCGGGGAGAGTGTTGCTGAAATGATGGATGCCATTGTTGATAGATACTTTGCCGTTGACTGTGCCATTTTCACCCCCAATGGTGAGCGTCGTGACCATATTAGAGAGATGGTTGAATCCTATGGCGCAGATGGGGTTATTCACTATGGCTTGCAGTTCTGTCAGCCCTATTTGATGGAGGCTGTGCCGGTGGAGAATAGCCTTGAGGAGGTGGGGATTCCCTGCCTTCGTCTTGAAACTGACTACAGCATGGAAGATATGGGACAGCTTAAAACTCGGGTTGAGGCCTTTGTTGAACAGCTTCGCTAA
- a CDS encoding DUF294 nucleotidyltransferase-like domain-containing protein has product MKISDHADHTEKLFGIRGEDIHKWMDGFFEHDGVDHYLRNNGKIADYNPYDHRKFRHCQEVLAEAYDEFTGIYEKRDIKNIFETHIKDDYNGYIPTRNDFENSMFTEKYHDSLHQDNWNPILDSEELSDYFEGVKNYDEYKRPNHFITTFGMRIVIPTVVAIILFVTSIFFVVVPVIETSIMNQKRKMIKELTVSAISIAEQYISLSKNAVLSEKDAQKRAAKEIESMRYGDQHKDYFFITDMTPRMIMHPYRQELIGTNLNDYTDTENKSGKRLFVELVDLVKKNHEGYLEYQWQWKDDSSTSVPKLSYVRGIPEWGWVVGTGVYINDVKEEIARLKRHLYITFLIITFGLILVMSYIIYQSHNIEARKKKAEILLHEAKDRYRALVETSNEGYILEAEGKIIYSNQRLIRMIGYSERELHDHTIWSTLFPQKPLNMPVLQHLISIFHGAAEPAEFEAQLLTKDGQEIDIILSTSKIFLSEKKGHVISFRPITRKIYSGAIPFEKDVTNYRGLTSEVVRLIEESETAGSVVEALNRMPNLIRTMIDAGSRPGNLRRVIGGAYDAAITKFIELSIEELGNPPVEFSFMSMGSNARHDMTLFSDQDNAIVFEDCAVGDLKKIRRYFLHLAERVCKRLDQAGYSYCDGWIMATNPQWCLSMTEWKKNFTHWIINSSPDAILEANVFFDVRSTYGTAKLVDQLQQHVFETNRKHEQFFVNYAKNCLSYAQPLNTKGQIKTQVNDGVRSVNLKECLRPMEIFCRIYALKYDIREANTITRLKKLAQRGDISRKEYREMVYIFDHIWNLRFMNQIIEYTDLRRVNDSLDLDELPQIEQENLKNVLARISIFRDKVSRDFLEGPQN; this is encoded by the coding sequence ATGAAAATATCAGATCATGCAGACCACACAGAAAAACTTTTCGGAATTCGCGGAGAAGACATCCATAAATGGATGGATGGCTTCTTCGAACATGATGGCGTTGATCATTATTTACGTAACAATGGCAAGATAGCAGATTACAACCCATATGATCATCGAAAATTTCGCCATTGTCAAGAAGTTTTGGCAGAGGCTTATGACGAATTTACGGGGATATACGAGAAGCGGGATATAAAAAATATTTTCGAAACTCATATCAAGGATGATTATAACGGATATATTCCGACTAGAAATGACTTTGAAAACAGTATGTTTACCGAAAAATATCATGATTCTTTGCACCAAGATAATTGGAATCCAATCCTAGATTCAGAAGAATTATCTGACTACTTCGAAGGAGTAAAAAATTATGACGAATATAAAAGGCCAAATCATTTTATAACCACTTTCGGGATGCGTATTGTTATCCCAACAGTGGTTGCTATTATCCTCTTTGTGACATCTATCTTCTTTGTTGTGGTTCCAGTTATTGAAACCTCTATAATGAACCAAAAGCGAAAGATGATCAAAGAGTTAACCGTTTCAGCCATCTCAATTGCCGAGCAGTATATTTCCTTAAGTAAAAATGCTGTACTTTCTGAAAAAGATGCACAGAAACGCGCTGCAAAAGAGATCGAATCAATGCGCTATGGTGATCAACATAAAGATTATTTCTTTATAACTGATATGACACCTAGGATGATTATGCATCCATACCGTCAAGAATTGATTGGCACAAATTTAAACGACTATACGGATACAGAAAACAAGAGTGGAAAGCGTCTCTTTGTCGAGCTTGTCGACTTGGTTAAAAAAAATCACGAGGGATATCTTGAATATCAGTGGCAATGGAAAGATGACAGTAGCACATCAGTCCCGAAACTTTCTTATGTGCGTGGAATTCCAGAGTGGGGATGGGTTGTTGGAACTGGTGTATATATAAATGATGTAAAAGAAGAGATAGCACGCCTTAAAAGACATCTATATATCACTTTTCTGATCATTACTTTTGGACTAATTTTGGTGATGAGCTATATCATTTACCAAAGCCACAATATCGAGGCTAGAAAGAAAAAAGCTGAAATTCTTCTACATGAAGCAAAGGATCGATACAGAGCTCTCGTTGAAACTTCAAATGAGGGTTACATATTGGAAGCTGAAGGAAAGATTATATATTCCAATCAGAGGCTTATACGAATGATTGGTTATAGTGAACGAGAGCTTCATGACCATACTATTTGGAGTACCCTGTTTCCACAAAAACCTCTTAACATGCCTGTATTACAACATTTAATTAGCATATTCCATGGAGCAGCAGAACCTGCAGAGTTTGAGGCACAGTTATTGACCAAAGACGGACAAGAGATTGATATTATTTTAAGTACTTCAAAAATATTTTTATCTGAAAAAAAGGGGCACGTTATATCTTTTCGCCCTATAACGAGAAAAATCTATAGTGGAGCTATCCCTTTTGAGAAAGATGTTACTAACTACAGGGGACTTACCAGTGAAGTTGTACGCCTGATTGAAGAAAGTGAAACAGCAGGCAGTGTTGTAGAGGCACTCAACAGAATGCCAAACTTGATTAGAACAATGATTGATGCGGGATCTAGACCAGGTAATCTACGTCGTGTAATTGGTGGTGCTTATGACGCAGCTATCACCAAATTTATAGAGCTTTCAATAGAAGAATTAGGAAATCCACCTGTAGAATTTTCCTTTATGTCAATGGGATCAAATGCACGTCATGATATGACTCTTTTCTCTGACCAAGATAATGCAATTGTTTTTGAAGACTGCGCTGTAGGTGATCTCAAGAAAATACGACGATATTTTTTACACCTTGCCGAGCGAGTGTGTAAAAGACTGGACCAAGCAGGCTACTCATACTGTGATGGCTGGATTATGGCTACTAATCCACAATGGTGCTTGAGCATGACTGAGTGGAAGAAAAACTTTACCCATTGGATCATAAACTCTAGTCCCGATGCCATATTAGAAGCCAATGTTTTTTTTGATGTGCGCTCCACCTATGGCACAGCAAAATTGGTTGATCAGTTACAACAACACGTCTTTGAAACAAACAGAAAGCACGAGCAATTTTTTGTAAACTATGCCAAAAATTGCCTCTCCTACGCCCAACCACTTAATACAAAGGGACAAATTAAGACACAGGTAAATGATGGGGTCCGCTCTGTGAACCTCAAAGAGTGCCTGAGGCCGATGGAAATTTTTTGTAGAATTTATGCTCTTAAGTATGACATTCGCGAAGCTAATACTATTACTCGACTTAAAAAATTGGCGCAAAGGGGAGATATATCAAGAAAAGAATATCGTGAGATGGTCTATATTTTTGACCATATCTGGAATTTGCGATTTATGAATCAAATCATAGAATACACTGATTTAAGAAGGGTTAATGACTCTCTGGACCTTGATGAGTTACCGCAAATAGAGCAAGAAAATCTTAAAAATGTGTTAGCGAGAATCTCTATTTTCCGGGACAAGGTGAGTAGGGATTTTCTTGAAGGTCCTCAAAATTAG
- the satP gene encoding acetate uptake transporter — MTEYKLANPGPLGLMGFGMTTVLLNIHNAGFFPISAMILAMGLLYGGIAQIIAGILEFRKGNTFGMTAFISYGHFWLTLVALIIMPKLGITESTPHAFMGWYLALWGIFTFFMFIASLKSNRVLQFIFFSLTVLFFLLAAHNWTGSVALGHIAGWEGIVCGASAIYLAMAEVINEQYGRTVLPIG, encoded by the coding sequence ATGACGGAATATAAGCTTGCAAATCCAGGACCGCTTGGCCTGATGGGCTTTGGTATGACCACGGTTTTGTTGAATATCCATAACGCGGGATTTTTCCCGATAAGCGCTATGATTTTGGCCATGGGGCTGCTCTATGGTGGTATAGCACAGATTATCGCCGGTATCCTGGAGTTCCGTAAGGGCAACACCTTTGGCATGACGGCCTTTATCTCCTATGGTCATTTTTGGCTCACCCTTGTGGCCCTTATTATTATGCCAAAGCTTGGTATTACAGAGAGTACTCCCCATGCATTTATGGGCTGGTATCTGGCTCTCTGGGGTATTTTCACCTTTTTTATGTTCATTGCTTCTCTTAAGAGCAACCGTGTTCTGCAATTTATATTTTTCTCCCTGACCGTACTCTTTTTTCTGCTTGCGGCCCATAACTGGACCGGTTCTGTGGCCCTTGGTCATATTGCCGGTTGGGAAGGAATTGTCTGTGGAGCGAGTGCCATTTATCTTGCCATGGCAGAGGTTATTAATGAGCAGTATGGCAGAACCGTTTTGCCCATAGGTTAA
- a CDS encoding diguanylate cyclase, giving the protein MKSHTSLNFLLAFILLGGICLSGWTSWLLYDAEEKVIVNEFQQSVNRLAIEIYHEALKNFEASQSLLTLYNNGEIVPSYDRFNNEARRLLVDYPGIHALGWIPRTARDRGGVSLFEVGAYFSDNEKSGTGEAIDTEGARGEALPVFYIEPVPGNSDRLGFDLAASPLMPALRRAMDEDLLQVTAPVDFVQEGNVQRGVVSLLPVYKGNPTTVVRRRQALFGFVVGVYQIDDILVSSHLTEDLAGIKLKLVDITSPVSTETLYSRDPRNVFVLQQSAFYQKKMPVILGRQWCLEAFPTVLYVERRRGFSSQLIFVFGIIFTSVVAFVLRAIVKKSVLTQEKLLEKKNELQEVNRKLKLVSSSDGLTGVFNRRTMDNFLSREWARAMREKSSISFIMADIDNFKLYNDNYGHLTGDECLKKVAEQLRKIPHRSTDLVARYGGEEFSLVLLNTTDAASVAEDCRRAIEDLQIAHAFSPTSNVVTISAGVSTCIPKSGMDSSLLVAAADKALYRAKRLGRNRIATNICEW; this is encoded by the coding sequence ATGAAATCTCACACAAGTTTAAATTTTCTTTTGGCGTTTATTTTGCTAGGTGGCATTTGTCTGTCGGGCTGGACATCCTGGTTGCTTTATGATGCTGAAGAAAAGGTGATAGTTAATGAATTTCAGCAGAGTGTAAATAGGCTTGCCATTGAAATATATCATGAGGCTTTAAAAAATTTTGAGGCGTCCCAGTCTTTGCTTACCTTGTATAATAATGGGGAGATAGTTCCCAGTTATGATCGCTTTAATAACGAGGCGAGGCGATTGCTGGTAGATTATCCGGGTATTCATGCCCTTGGTTGGATACCGCGTACGGCGAGGGATCGTGGTGGTGTGTCTCTGTTTGAGGTGGGGGCGTATTTTTCAGATAATGAGAAATCAGGTACAGGTGAGGCAATAGATACGGAAGGGGCAAGAGGGGAGGCCCTCCCTGTGTTTTATATTGAGCCTGTACCGGGTAACAGTGATCGCCTCGGCTTTGATCTTGCCGCCAGTCCTCTTATGCCAGCCCTCAGAAGAGCTATGGATGAGGACCTTCTTCAGGTAACTGCGCCCGTTGACTTTGTTCAAGAGGGTAATGTCCAGAGAGGTGTGGTTAGCCTCTTGCCTGTTTATAAGGGAAATCCGACAACGGTAGTCAGGCGACGGCAGGCTCTGTTTGGTTTTGTGGTTGGTGTTTATCAAATAGACGATATCTTAGTCAGCTCCCATTTAACTGAAGATCTTGCAGGTATAAAGCTGAAGCTTGTCGATATCACCTCACCTGTAAGCACTGAAACTCTTTATAGTCGCGATCCTCGAAATGTTTTTGTCCTCCAGCAGAGTGCTTTTTATCAAAAAAAAATGCCTGTAATTTTGGGGAGGCAGTGGTGTTTGGAGGCGTTCCCCACCGTTTTGTATGTCGAGAGGAGAAGGGGCTTTTCTTCTCAGCTTATTTTTGTCTTTGGTATTATTTTTACTAGCGTTGTTGCTTTTGTTCTTAGGGCAATTGTGAAAAAATCGGTTTTAACCCAAGAAAAATTATTGGAGAAAAAAAATGAGTTACAGGAGGTAAATCGAAAACTCAAGCTGGTATCGTCTTCGGATGGTTTGACTGGGGTTTTTAATAGAAGGACCATGGATAATTTTCTATCCCGGGAGTGGGCACGGGCGATGCGGGAAAAATCGTCCATCTCCTTTATCATGGCAGATATTGATAATTTTAAATTATATAACGACAATTATGGTCATCTTACCGGAGACGAGTGTTTGAAAAAAGTTGCAGAGCAGCTTCGGAAGATCCCTCATCGTTCAACTGATCTTGTCGCCAGGTATGGCGGGGAAGAATTTTCTCTTGTACTGCTCAATACCACCGATGCTGCCTCGGTGGCTGAAGATTGTCGTCGGGCGATAGAGGATCTGCAGATAGCTCATGCCTTTTCCCCAACCAGCAATGTGGTAACAATTAGTGCGGGTGTATCCACCTGCATTCCCAAGAGTGGAATGGATTCAAGTCTACTCGTCGCGGCCGCTGATAAGGCCCTTTATAGGGCCAAGAGGCTTGGCCGAAATAGAATCGCCACAAATATCTGCGAGTGGTAG